AGGAGTGTTTCTGAAGAGATAACGTTTACTTTAGAGTTACCGCTGACGCACCCGATGTCTGGTAATGGGTAATCTGTCCGGTTTCCATAATAAAAGAACCCCACCCCCAGCCCCTCCCCGCTTGCGAGGAGGGGAGCCGGAGCCGCAATAGATGGCGGGGTGGGGTTCCGGAGAATTACGGCGAATTAACCAGATTTGACATAGCGGATAATGGAATACTTCTCACCAATTAGCTATTTGCCGAATTGTTGTGACTTGCTGAGCATATTCTGCATCATCTAAAACAGGTTTTGCATCCTCAAATGCGATCGCGCTTGCAAGATCGATCCACGACTTGCAACCTCCATATTCCGGGCGGTAAGCGATAATCTGCGCTTGAGTCAGTTTGTAAGTGCGTAGTAGCAGCACATAAATCGGCTGACGCGGCTTCCATTTGAGGCGATCGCTGACAAATTGCTCGTTCCAAATATGGTACGGTAGCAGCCCTCTCACCGCTGATGCTTCATTCACAGGCAAAATATCAGTAATTTCAGCCCAAGCACCGATTCGGATGGTTTCTGGATGCCAACCGGAGGCGACGGGTTGCACCAAATTGGAATATTCCGCTTTCAGCAAATCGGGTTGTTGATGTTCATAAGTTGGGTAGAGCAAAACTTCTGTTTCGGCAACGGTAAAGCGGTTGTTTTCCTCGCGGATGCCGCCTTTACGTAGCAGCATAATCGTTTTGCCTTGTTCTAAGGCATCGACAGCAACCGCCCATTCTTTGAGGGCGTGAGTTGTGGTTGTAGGGGTCGTCGTGGATTGCATAAGTGTTGGGTATTCTTAATTCCAGGTTAACGACGATCGCACGACAGGTCAGCGAACATCGTTACTTTGATGCTGATTTGATGTTGAAAATCAACAAAGCGATCGCGTCCCCCTTTCCAAGTGTTGCCTAATATGAAAACAGAACCCGATAAACCAGGATTGACGCATGGAAAAACGACAGTTAGGCACTTCCGACATTCAAATCTCTCCGATTGTCATGGGTACATGGCAAGCTGGCAAAAAGATGTGGGTGGGAATTGAAGACACCGACACGATCAAAGCAATCCGGGGGGCATTTGATGCCGGTATCACCACCGTTGACACCGCTGAAGTCTACGGTGAGGGGCATTCTGAGCAGATTGTCGCCCAAGCGCTATCAGATGTACGCGACCAAGCGGTTTATGCAACTAAGGTGTTTGCCAATCATCTCAAGTACGACCAAGTGATTGAAGCGTGCGATCGCTCTCTCAAAAACCTGAAAACCGACTATATCGACCTATACCAAATTCACTGGCCCTCTGGAGTGTTTAAAAGCGAAATAGTCCCCATTGAAGAAACCATGAACGCCCTTAACCACCTGAAGGAACAAGGTAAAATTCGGGCAATTGGGGTTTCTAATTTCTCCCGCGCCCAGTTG
This genomic window from Coleofasciculus sp. FACHB-T130 contains:
- a CDS encoding DUF1802 family protein; this encodes MQSTTTPTTTTHALKEWAVAVDALEQGKTIMLLRKGGIREENNRFTVAETEVLLYPTYEHQQPDLLKAEYSNLVQPVASGWHPETIRIGAWAEITDILPVNEASAVRGLLPYHIWNEQFVSDRLKWKPRQPIYVLLLRTYKLTQAQIIAYRPEYGGCKSWIDLASAIAFEDAKPVLDDAEYAQQVTTIRQIANW